The Rhinoderma darwinii isolate aRhiDar2 chromosome 11, aRhiDar2.hap1, whole genome shotgun sequence genome window below encodes:
- the LOC142663405 gene encoding uncharacterized protein LOC142663405 — protein sequence MTKKILNLISEITHLLTGEDYTVVRKTSGKYVTPGSRTPVSGGWSKALKSITEESPPHSSINDEKILDLTHKIIELLTGEVPIRCQDVAVYFSMEEWEYLEEHKDLKDVMMEDQRDRTPPGKKDLYKDIMMEDHRNCTSPGKRDLYKDVMTEDHRNRTSPGKRDLYKEVVMEDHRNRTPLGKKDLYKDVMMEDNVQDASGLKLDKNKTPMTKLILSLIVDFFAQVTGEQYIILGNDGKTVESSSWRRVSRVSRKPSPIVKPPPNSTSQERNKKLLDITNEIIELLTGQVPIRCQDVAVYFSMEEWEYIEEHKALYKEGMMEDHRNRTSPGKKDLYKEVMMEDHRNRTSPGKRDLYKDIMMEDHRPLTPPGKRDLYKEVMMEDHRNRTPPGKRDLYKDATMEDYRNRTPPGKRDLYKDVMMEDHRDSTSPSKRDLYKDVMMEDHRPLTPPDKRDLYKNVMMEDHRPLKCPHKRTDCPIKAATEKPRRSKVKPFSCGICGKSFKQNSKLLRHEISHSAAKPYPCLECAKSFICKGDLARHQKRHTGEKPFTCSECGKSFGHKWNLNKHKNLHIQDKPYKCSQCDKCFSTRIALLQHQKIHSDGNPFSCSECGKSFMDKAHLLGHHKIHTGEKPYACVECGKSFAHKYHLTRHLKIHTVEKLHCCLECGKGFICKTSLIIHQKIHTREDLAQCSECHQSFTRTANLIEHQKIHTGEKTSFCGECGKFFRTKYDLCLHKKSHAKLYSSEGVGKKELATHQKSHAAEEP from the exons ATGACTAAGAAGATATTAAACCTCATCTCGGAGATCACCCACctgctgaccggagag GATTATACAGTAGTGAGGAAGACGTCTGGGAAGTATGTGACCCCCGGCAGCCGTACCCCTGTGTCCGGAGGGTGGAGCAAGGCCCTGAAGTCCATCACGGAGGAGTCTCCACCTCACTCATCAATAAATGATGAGAAGATCCTGGACCTCACCCACAAGATCATCGAGCTGCTGACAGGAGAG gttcctataagatgtcaggatgtcgccgtctatttctccatggaggagtgggagtatctagaagaacacaaggatctcaaggacgtcatgatggaggaccaacgGGACCGCACACCACCGGGTAagaaggatctgtacaaggacatcatgatggaggaccaccggaactGCACAtctccgggtaagagggatctgtacaaggatgtCATGAcggaggaccaccggaaccgcacatcaccggggaagagggatctgtacaaggaggtcgtgatggaggaccaccggaaccgcacACCTCTGGGTAagaaggatctgtacaaggacgtcatgatggaggacaatGTCCAAGATGCAAGTGGACTAAAGCTGGACAAGAACAAGACTCCCATGACTAAGCTTATATTAAGCCTCATCGTTGACTTCTTTGCTCAGGTCACTGGGGAG CAATATATCATTTTGGGGAATGACGGTAAAACTGTGGAGTCGAGCAGCTGGCGCCGAGTGTCAAGAGTAAGCAGGAAACCAAGCCCCATCGTGAAGCCTCCACCTAACTCAACAAGCCAAGAGAGAAACAAGAAGCTCCTGGACATCACCAACGAGATCATAGAGCTGCTGACCGGACAG gttcctataagatgtcaggatgtcgcagtctatttctccatggaggagtgggagtatattgAAGAACACAAGGCTCTATACAAGGAgggcatgatggaggaccaccggaaccgcacatcaccgggtaagaaggatctgtacaaggaggtcatgatggaggaccaccggaaccgcacatctccgggtaagagggatctgtacaaggacatcatgatggaggaccaccggcccctcacaccaccgggtaagagggatctctacaaggaggtcatgatggaggaccaccggaaccgtacaccaccgggtaagagggatctgtacaaggacgccaCGATGGAGGACTACCGGAACCGCAcaccaccgggtaagagggatctgtacaaggacgtcatgatggaggaccaccgggacAGCACATCACcgagtaagagggatctgtacaaggatgtcatgatggaggaccaccgaccCCTCACACCGCCagataagagggatctgtacaagaacgtcatgatggaggaccaccggccccTCAAATGCCCACATAAACGCACAG ATTGTCCTATAAAAGCTGCAACCGAAAAACCACGAAGAAGCAAAGTAAAACCGTTCTCGTGCGGGATATGTGGGAAGTCGTTCAAACAAAACTCCAAACTCCTAAGACACGAGATCAGCCATAGCGCCGCAAAACCATACCCGTGCTTGGAATGTGCGAAATCCTTCATCTGTAAGGGAGACCTTGCTCGACATCAGAAgcgccacacaggagagaagccattcaCTTGTTCTGAATGTGGGAAAAGCTTCGGTCACAAGTGGAACCTTAATAAACATAAGAACTTGCATATTCAGGACAAGCCCTATAAATGTTCTCAATGTGACAAATGTTTTAGCACGAGGATCGCCCTTCTTCAGCATCAGAAGATTCACAGTGACGGCAATCCGTTTTCTTGTAGCGAATGTGGAAAAAGTTTCATGGACAAAGCTCATCTTCTTGGCCACCATAAGATTCACACCGGAGAGAAGCCATACGCGTGCGTCGAATGTGGAAAGTCTTTTGCTCATAAATATCATCTTACCAGACACCTTAAAATCCACACGGTCGAAAAGCTGCACTGTTGCCTCGAATGCGGGAAAGGATTTATATGTAAGACATCCCTTATTATACATCAGAAAATCCACACCAGGGAGGATTTAGCTCAATGCTCTGAATGTCACCAGAGTTTTACGAGAACCGCAAATCTTATTGAACATCAGAAAATCCACACCGGGGAAAAAACGTCATTCTGTGGCGAATGTGGGAAGTTTTTTAGGACCAAATACGATCTTTGTTTGCACAAAAAAAGCCACGCAAAACTGTATTCTTCTGAAGGAGTCGGCAAGAAAGAGCTTGCGACTCATCAAAAAAGCCACGCCGCGGAGGAGCCATAA